A portion of the Punica granatum isolate Tunisia-2019 chromosome 7, ASM765513v2, whole genome shotgun sequence genome contains these proteins:
- the LOC116213599 gene encoding uncharacterized protein LOC116213599 isoform X2, giving the protein MEAIQSRVESWIRDQKAKIMKVSWGPLQWRMRWWPPWSSFEQREQRKRIQLEYERRRKQLHDLCRALQADSIPDLQDILCCMVLSECVYKRPATELVRAVNKFKADFGGHVVSIERVQPSADHVPHRYLLAEAGDTLFASFVGTKQYKDVMADANILQGAIFHDDMEDADESEATDSDRVDGQKGSIQNSSKSLETKIKQPRGRPKPAAHRGFLARAKGIPALELYRLAQKKKRKLVLCGHSLGGAVAALATLAILRVISASASLKENEKLPVKCITFSQPAVGNAALRDYVNTKGWHQYFKSYCIPEDLVPRILSPAYFHHYIAQIPSVPIGTEIAISNKSTVKGETAVEKKKDSDGEQLVLGLGPIQNSFWRLSRLVPLEGVRRQINNFRRKQVESIEESASHSIALEDEAMEPQSLEIQEGSDSISLKPISDGDNKPSDITLAGKSTEKSQKDGDGRRWHSVPYLPSYVPFGQLYLLGNSSVELLSGAEYSKLTSVRSVIAELRERFQSHSMKSYRSRFQRICELCMGDSPSIFPGLDQLQQFPNLQQWLGLAVIGTVELGHIVEAPVIRSATSIVPLGWNGTVEKNGEPFKVDIAGFGLHLCTLIHAQVNGTWCSTTVESFPSQPPYSNHDDQQELQKMRVLVGPPLKRPPYHQIVEDSLLPAFSTINKEPVKVSSIQNSNPSDEVKYVHPDDPIDLYIFCTSDFTTVSREVHLRTRIVRLIGLEGAGKTSLFKAIMGQGKIPVIANIESLFPDSDVQEGIAGGVCYSDSLGVNLQELSNEASRFRDELWAGIRDLSQKTDLIVLVHNLSHKIPQYNSPDGLEKKPALSLLLDEAKALGIPWVLAITNKFSVSAHQQKAAIEAVLQGYRASRSSTEVVNSCPYVIPSAATASLSWAPGSSEQKKGVQKLIFAPINIVRMPFQRKDTVFPVEGVNSLCQLVHRVLQSHEEASLEELARERLMLELARDREGAMDASRDLQAKSSVSAATVGASVGAGLGLALAVVMGAASALRKP; this is encoded by the exons ATGGAGGCGATACAGAGCAGGGTGGAGTCATGGATCAGGGACCAGAAGGCGAAGATCATGAAGGTCTCGTGGGGCCCCCTCCAGTGGCGGATGCGCTGGTGGCCCCCGTGGTCCTCCTTCGAGCAGCGCGAGCAGCGCAAGCGGATCCAGCTCGAGTACGAGCGCCGCCGCAAGCAGCTCCACGATCTCTGCCGTGCCCTCCAGGCCGACTCTATCCCCGACCTCCAGGACATCCTCTGCTGCATGGTCCTCTCCGAGTGCGTCTACAAG AGGCCTGccactgagcttgtccgtgCTGTGAACAAATTTAAGGCAGATTTTGGAGGTCACGTTGTTTCTATCGAGCGCGTTCAACCGTCCGCAGACCATGTTCCTCACAG GTACTTATTGGCAGAGGCCGGCGACACATTGTTTGCTTCCTTTGTTGGGACGAAACAGTACAA GGATGTCATGGCTGATGCCAATATATTACAAGGTGCAATATTTCATGATGATATGGAGGATGCTGACGAGAGTGAAGCCACTGATTCCGACCGTGTTGATGGTCAAAAAGGGTCCATTCAGAATTCATCAAAATCTCTCGAGACGAAGATAAAGCAGCCAAGGGGTAGACCAAAACCAGCTGCTCATCGG GGATTCCTGGCTCGTGCTAAAGGAATACCTGCTTTAGAGTTGTACCGTCTTGctcagaagaaaaagagaaaacttgTTTTGTGCGGACATTCCCTTGGTGGAGCA GTTGCAGCATTGGCTACCCTTGCAATTTTAAGGGTTATTTCTGCTTCTGCTTCTTTGAAGGAAAACGAAAAGTTGCCTGTTAAATGTATAACATTCTCCCAGCCCGCTGTTGGAAACGCTGCCTTAAGAGA CTATGTCAACACAAAGGGCTGGCACCAGTATTTTAAGAGTTATTGTATTCCAGAAGATCTGGTGCCCCGTATACTGTCTCCAGCTTATTTCCATCATTATATTGCTCAGATACCATCAGTACCTATTGGAactgaaattgcaatttccaATAAATCGACTGTAAAAGGAGAGACTGCAgtagagaaaaagaaagacagTGATGGGGAGCAATTGGTTCTAGGATTAGGTCCCATCCAGAATTCTTTCTGGAGACTCTCAAGACTTGTTCCTTTGGAGGGTGTCAGAAGGCAAATAAACAATTTCAGGAGAAAACAGGTCGAGTCTATTGAAGAATCTGCAAGTCATTCAATTGCACTTGAAGATGAAGCCATGGAACCACAGTCTTTGGAAATTCAAGAGGGTTCTGATAGTATTTCTCTGAAGCCAATCTCTGATGGAGATAATAAACCATCAGATATAACATTAGCAGGAAAGTCCACCGAAAAGAGCCAGAAAGATGGTGATGGGCGGAGATGGCACAGTGTGCCTTATTTGCCTTCATATGTTCCATTTGGGCAG CTCTATCTTTTGGGAAATTCATCAGTAGAATTACTATCAGGAGCGGAGTACTCAAAGTTGACATCG GTTAGATCTGTGATTGCGGAGCTAAGAGAACGGTTTCAATCCCATTCAATGAAATCTTACAGATCTAGGTTTCAGAG GATCTGTGAACTTTGTATGGGTGACAGTCCCTCGATTTTCCCTGGACTGGATCAGTTGCAGCAGTTCCCTAATCTACAACAGTGGCTTGGTCTTGCAGTTATTGGGACAGTAGAGCTCGGGCATATAGTGGAGGCTCCGGTTATTCGATCAGCTACTTCAATTGTTCCTCTTGGGTGGAACGGTACTGTAGAGAAAAATGGAGAACCATTTAAAGTTGATATTGCTGGTTTTGGTTTGCATCTCTGCACGTTGATTCATGCTCAAGTGAATGGTACCTG GTGTTCAACAACTGTGGAAAGTTTCCCTTCTCAACCACCCTATTCAAACCATGATGATCAACAAGAGTTACAGAAAATGCGAGTCCTTGTGGGGCCTCCCCTGAAACGACCACCTTACCATCAAATCGTGGAAGATTCATTGTTGCCTGCATTTTCTACTATTAATAAGGAGCCTGTGAAAGTCAGCAGTATACAGAATTCAAATCCATCCGACGAAGTGAAATATGTGCACCCAGATGATCCAATTGATCTCTACATATTTTGTACCAGTGATTTCACTACTGTCTCAAGGGAGGTTCACCTTCGAACTCGTATAGTTAGATTGATTGGCCTCGAG GGTGCTGGTAAGACATCTCTATTTAAGGCAATAATGGGTCAAGGAAAAATACCTGTCATTGCAAATATCGAGAGCCTATTTCCAGATTCTGATGTTCAAGAAGGAATTGCTGGTGGTGTATGTTATTCTGATTCTTTGGGAGTTAATTTGCAG GAGTTGAGCAATGAGGCCTCTCGTTTCAGGGATGAGCTATGGGCAGGAATTCGCGACCTGAGTCAAAAGACAGATCTCATTGTACTTGTGCATAACCTCTCCCACAAAATACCTCAGTATAATAGCCCAGATGGATTGGAGAAAAAACCAGCCCTTTCTCTCTTGCTGGATGAGGCCAAGGCTCTTGGGATACCCTGGGTCCTTGCGATAACGAATAAATTCTCAGTCAGTGCGCACCAGCAAAAAGCTGCCATTGAGGCTGTCCTACAGGGATATCGAGCTTCCCGAAGCTCTACTGAGGTCGTGAATTCCTGCCCTTATGTCATTCCCAGTGCGGCGACTGCTTCTCTCTCTTGGGCTCCGGGAAGCTCTGAACAGAAGAAGGGTGTTCAGAAGCTTATCTTCGCTCCTATAAACATTGTCAGGATGCCCTTCCAGAGGAAAGACACGGTCTTCCCAGTTGAGGGGGTGAACTCGCTCTGTCAGCTCGTACATAGAGTGCTTCAGAGCCATGAGGAAGCCTCTCTTGAG GAACTAGCGAGAGAGAGGCTTATGTTGGAACTGGCTCGAGACCGTGAAGGGGCAATGGATGCTAGCAGAGATTTGCAGGCTAAGTCCTCAGTATCGGCTGCAACAGTGGGGGCTTCTGTAGGGGCTGGTCTCGGCCTTGCCTTGGCTGTGGTCATGGGGGCTGCATCAGCCTTAAGGAAGCCCTAA
- the LOC116213599 gene encoding uncharacterized protein LOC116213599 isoform X3, with amino-acid sequence MFLTGTYWQRPATHCLLPLLGRNSTSAIFHDDMEDADESEATDSDRVDGQKGSIQNSSKSLETKIKQPRGRPKPAAHRGFLARAKGIPALELYRLAQKKKRKLVLCGHSLGGAVAALATLAILRVISASASLKENEKLPVKCITFSQPAVGNAALRDYVNTKGWHQYFKSYCIPEDLVPRILSPAYFHHYIAQIPSVPIGTEIAISNKSTVKGETAVEKKKDSDGEQLVLGLGPIQNSFWRLSRLVPLEGVRRQINNFRRKQVESIEESASHSIALEDEAMEPQSLEIQEGSDSISLKPISDGDNKPSDITLAGKSTEKSQKDGDGRRWHSVPYLPSYVPFGQLYLLGNSSVELLSGAEYSKLTSVRSVIAELRERFQSHSMKSYRSRFQRICELCMGDSPSIFPGLDQLQQFPNLQQWLGLAVIGTVELGHIVEAPVIRSATSIVPLGWNGTVEKNGEPFKVDIAGFGLHLCTLIHAQVNGTWCSTTVESFPSQPPYSNHDDQQELQKMRVLVGPPLKRPPYHQIVEDSLLPAFSTINKEPVKVSSIQNSNPSDEVKYVHPDDPIDLYIFCTSDFTTVSREVHLRTRIVRLIGLEGAGKTSLFKAIMGQGKIPVIANIESLFPDSDVQEGIAGGVCYSDSLGVNLQELSNEASRFRDELWAGIRDLSQKTDLIVLVHNLSHKIPQYNSPDGLEKKPALSLLLDEAKALGIPWVLAITNKFSVSAHQQKAAIEAVLQGYRASRSSTEVVNSCPYVIPSAATASLSWAPGSSEQKKGVQKLIFAPINIVRMPFQRKDTVFPVEGVNSLCQLVHRVLQSHEEASLEELARERLMLELARDREGAMDASRDLQAKSSVSAATVGASVGAGLGLALAVVMGAASALRKP; translated from the exons ATGTTCCTCACAG GTACTTATTGGCAGAGGCCGGCGACACATTGTTTGCTTCCTTTGTTGGGACGAAACAGTACAA GTGCAATATTTCATGATGATATGGAGGATGCTGACGAGAGTGAAGCCACTGATTCCGACCGTGTTGATGGTCAAAAAGGGTCCATTCAGAATTCATCAAAATCTCTCGAGACGAAGATAAAGCAGCCAAGGGGTAGACCAAAACCAGCTGCTCATCGG GGATTCCTGGCTCGTGCTAAAGGAATACCTGCTTTAGAGTTGTACCGTCTTGctcagaagaaaaagagaaaacttgTTTTGTGCGGACATTCCCTTGGTGGAGCA GTTGCAGCATTGGCTACCCTTGCAATTTTAAGGGTTATTTCTGCTTCTGCTTCTTTGAAGGAAAACGAAAAGTTGCCTGTTAAATGTATAACATTCTCCCAGCCCGCTGTTGGAAACGCTGCCTTAAGAGA CTATGTCAACACAAAGGGCTGGCACCAGTATTTTAAGAGTTATTGTATTCCAGAAGATCTGGTGCCCCGTATACTGTCTCCAGCTTATTTCCATCATTATATTGCTCAGATACCATCAGTACCTATTGGAactgaaattgcaatttccaATAAATCGACTGTAAAAGGAGAGACTGCAgtagagaaaaagaaagacagTGATGGGGAGCAATTGGTTCTAGGATTAGGTCCCATCCAGAATTCTTTCTGGAGACTCTCAAGACTTGTTCCTTTGGAGGGTGTCAGAAGGCAAATAAACAATTTCAGGAGAAAACAGGTCGAGTCTATTGAAGAATCTGCAAGTCATTCAATTGCACTTGAAGATGAAGCCATGGAACCACAGTCTTTGGAAATTCAAGAGGGTTCTGATAGTATTTCTCTGAAGCCAATCTCTGATGGAGATAATAAACCATCAGATATAACATTAGCAGGAAAGTCCACCGAAAAGAGCCAGAAAGATGGTGATGGGCGGAGATGGCACAGTGTGCCTTATTTGCCTTCATATGTTCCATTTGGGCAG CTCTATCTTTTGGGAAATTCATCAGTAGAATTACTATCAGGAGCGGAGTACTCAAAGTTGACATCG GTTAGATCTGTGATTGCGGAGCTAAGAGAACGGTTTCAATCCCATTCAATGAAATCTTACAGATCTAGGTTTCAGAG GATCTGTGAACTTTGTATGGGTGACAGTCCCTCGATTTTCCCTGGACTGGATCAGTTGCAGCAGTTCCCTAATCTACAACAGTGGCTTGGTCTTGCAGTTATTGGGACAGTAGAGCTCGGGCATATAGTGGAGGCTCCGGTTATTCGATCAGCTACTTCAATTGTTCCTCTTGGGTGGAACGGTACTGTAGAGAAAAATGGAGAACCATTTAAAGTTGATATTGCTGGTTTTGGTTTGCATCTCTGCACGTTGATTCATGCTCAAGTGAATGGTACCTG GTGTTCAACAACTGTGGAAAGTTTCCCTTCTCAACCACCCTATTCAAACCATGATGATCAACAAGAGTTACAGAAAATGCGAGTCCTTGTGGGGCCTCCCCTGAAACGACCACCTTACCATCAAATCGTGGAAGATTCATTGTTGCCTGCATTTTCTACTATTAATAAGGAGCCTGTGAAAGTCAGCAGTATACAGAATTCAAATCCATCCGACGAAGTGAAATATGTGCACCCAGATGATCCAATTGATCTCTACATATTTTGTACCAGTGATTTCACTACTGTCTCAAGGGAGGTTCACCTTCGAACTCGTATAGTTAGATTGATTGGCCTCGAG GGTGCTGGTAAGACATCTCTATTTAAGGCAATAATGGGTCAAGGAAAAATACCTGTCATTGCAAATATCGAGAGCCTATTTCCAGATTCTGATGTTCAAGAAGGAATTGCTGGTGGTGTATGTTATTCTGATTCTTTGGGAGTTAATTTGCAG GAGTTGAGCAATGAGGCCTCTCGTTTCAGGGATGAGCTATGGGCAGGAATTCGCGACCTGAGTCAAAAGACAGATCTCATTGTACTTGTGCATAACCTCTCCCACAAAATACCTCAGTATAATAGCCCAGATGGATTGGAGAAAAAACCAGCCCTTTCTCTCTTGCTGGATGAGGCCAAGGCTCTTGGGATACCCTGGGTCCTTGCGATAACGAATAAATTCTCAGTCAGTGCGCACCAGCAAAAAGCTGCCATTGAGGCTGTCCTACAGGGATATCGAGCTTCCCGAAGCTCTACTGAGGTCGTGAATTCCTGCCCTTATGTCATTCCCAGTGCGGCGACTGCTTCTCTCTCTTGGGCTCCGGGAAGCTCTGAACAGAAGAAGGGTGTTCAGAAGCTTATCTTCGCTCCTATAAACATTGTCAGGATGCCCTTCCAGAGGAAAGACACGGTCTTCCCAGTTGAGGGGGTGAACTCGCTCTGTCAGCTCGTACATAGAGTGCTTCAGAGCCATGAGGAAGCCTCTCTTGAG GAACTAGCGAGAGAGAGGCTTATGTTGGAACTGGCTCGAGACCGTGAAGGGGCAATGGATGCTAGCAGAGATTTGCAGGCTAAGTCCTCAGTATCGGCTGCAACAGTGGGGGCTTCTGTAGGGGCTGGTCTCGGCCTTGCCTTGGCTGTGGTCATGGGGGCTGCATCAGCCTTAAGGAAGCCCTAA
- the LOC116213599 gene encoding uncharacterized protein LOC116213599 isoform X1, whose amino-acid sequence MDQGPEGEDHEGLVGPPPVADALVAPVVLLRAARAAQADPARVRAPPQAAPRSLPCPPGRLYPRPPGHPLLHGPLRVRLQEFNKNVLFPLHEQRPATELVRAVNKFKADFGGHVVSIERVQPSADHVPHRYLLAEAGDTLFASFVGTKQYKDVMADANILQGAIFHDDMEDADESEATDSDRVDGQKGSIQNSSKSLETKIKQPRGRPKPAAHRGFLARAKGIPALELYRLAQKKKRKLVLCGHSLGGAVAALATLAILRVISASASLKENEKLPVKCITFSQPAVGNAALRDYVNTKGWHQYFKSYCIPEDLVPRILSPAYFHHYIAQIPSVPIGTEIAISNKSTVKGETAVEKKKDSDGEQLVLGLGPIQNSFWRLSRLVPLEGVRRQINNFRRKQVESIEESASHSIALEDEAMEPQSLEIQEGSDSISLKPISDGDNKPSDITLAGKSTEKSQKDGDGRRWHSVPYLPSYVPFGQLYLLGNSSVELLSGAEYSKLTSVRSVIAELRERFQSHSMKSYRSRFQRICELCMGDSPSIFPGLDQLQQFPNLQQWLGLAVIGTVELGHIVEAPVIRSATSIVPLGWNGTVEKNGEPFKVDIAGFGLHLCTLIHAQVNGTWCSTTVESFPSQPPYSNHDDQQELQKMRVLVGPPLKRPPYHQIVEDSLLPAFSTINKEPVKVSSIQNSNPSDEVKYVHPDDPIDLYIFCTSDFTTVSREVHLRTRIVRLIGLEGAGKTSLFKAIMGQGKIPVIANIESLFPDSDVQEGIAGGVCYSDSLGVNLQELSNEASRFRDELWAGIRDLSQKTDLIVLVHNLSHKIPQYNSPDGLEKKPALSLLLDEAKALGIPWVLAITNKFSVSAHQQKAAIEAVLQGYRASRSSTEVVNSCPYVIPSAATASLSWAPGSSEQKKGVQKLIFAPINIVRMPFQRKDTVFPVEGVNSLCQLVHRVLQSHEEASLEELARERLMLELARDREGAMDASRDLQAKSSVSAATVGASVGAGLGLALAVVMGAASALRKP is encoded by the exons ATGGATCAGGGACCAGAAGGCGAAGATCATGAAGGTCTCGTGGGGCCCCCTCCAGTGGCGGATGCGCTGGTGGCCCCCGTGGTCCTCCTTCGAGCAGCGCGAGCAGCGCAAGCGGATCCAGCTCGAGTACGAGCGCCGCCGCAAGCAGCTCCACGATCTCTGCCGTGCCCTCCAGGCCGACTCTATCCCCGACCTCCAGGACATCCTCTGCTGCATGGTCCTCTCCGAGTGCGTCTACAAG AGTTCAACAAAAATGTTCTTTTTCCCCTTCATGAGCAGAGGCCTGccactgagcttgtccgtgCTGTGAACAAATTTAAGGCAGATTTTGGAGGTCACGTTGTTTCTATCGAGCGCGTTCAACCGTCCGCAGACCATGTTCCTCACAG GTACTTATTGGCAGAGGCCGGCGACACATTGTTTGCTTCCTTTGTTGGGACGAAACAGTACAA GGATGTCATGGCTGATGCCAATATATTACAAGGTGCAATATTTCATGATGATATGGAGGATGCTGACGAGAGTGAAGCCACTGATTCCGACCGTGTTGATGGTCAAAAAGGGTCCATTCAGAATTCATCAAAATCTCTCGAGACGAAGATAAAGCAGCCAAGGGGTAGACCAAAACCAGCTGCTCATCGG GGATTCCTGGCTCGTGCTAAAGGAATACCTGCTTTAGAGTTGTACCGTCTTGctcagaagaaaaagagaaaacttgTTTTGTGCGGACATTCCCTTGGTGGAGCA GTTGCAGCATTGGCTACCCTTGCAATTTTAAGGGTTATTTCTGCTTCTGCTTCTTTGAAGGAAAACGAAAAGTTGCCTGTTAAATGTATAACATTCTCCCAGCCCGCTGTTGGAAACGCTGCCTTAAGAGA CTATGTCAACACAAAGGGCTGGCACCAGTATTTTAAGAGTTATTGTATTCCAGAAGATCTGGTGCCCCGTATACTGTCTCCAGCTTATTTCCATCATTATATTGCTCAGATACCATCAGTACCTATTGGAactgaaattgcaatttccaATAAATCGACTGTAAAAGGAGAGACTGCAgtagagaaaaagaaagacagTGATGGGGAGCAATTGGTTCTAGGATTAGGTCCCATCCAGAATTCTTTCTGGAGACTCTCAAGACTTGTTCCTTTGGAGGGTGTCAGAAGGCAAATAAACAATTTCAGGAGAAAACAGGTCGAGTCTATTGAAGAATCTGCAAGTCATTCAATTGCACTTGAAGATGAAGCCATGGAACCACAGTCTTTGGAAATTCAAGAGGGTTCTGATAGTATTTCTCTGAAGCCAATCTCTGATGGAGATAATAAACCATCAGATATAACATTAGCAGGAAAGTCCACCGAAAAGAGCCAGAAAGATGGTGATGGGCGGAGATGGCACAGTGTGCCTTATTTGCCTTCATATGTTCCATTTGGGCAG CTCTATCTTTTGGGAAATTCATCAGTAGAATTACTATCAGGAGCGGAGTACTCAAAGTTGACATCG GTTAGATCTGTGATTGCGGAGCTAAGAGAACGGTTTCAATCCCATTCAATGAAATCTTACAGATCTAGGTTTCAGAG GATCTGTGAACTTTGTATGGGTGACAGTCCCTCGATTTTCCCTGGACTGGATCAGTTGCAGCAGTTCCCTAATCTACAACAGTGGCTTGGTCTTGCAGTTATTGGGACAGTAGAGCTCGGGCATATAGTGGAGGCTCCGGTTATTCGATCAGCTACTTCAATTGTTCCTCTTGGGTGGAACGGTACTGTAGAGAAAAATGGAGAACCATTTAAAGTTGATATTGCTGGTTTTGGTTTGCATCTCTGCACGTTGATTCATGCTCAAGTGAATGGTACCTG GTGTTCAACAACTGTGGAAAGTTTCCCTTCTCAACCACCCTATTCAAACCATGATGATCAACAAGAGTTACAGAAAATGCGAGTCCTTGTGGGGCCTCCCCTGAAACGACCACCTTACCATCAAATCGTGGAAGATTCATTGTTGCCTGCATTTTCTACTATTAATAAGGAGCCTGTGAAAGTCAGCAGTATACAGAATTCAAATCCATCCGACGAAGTGAAATATGTGCACCCAGATGATCCAATTGATCTCTACATATTTTGTACCAGTGATTTCACTACTGTCTCAAGGGAGGTTCACCTTCGAACTCGTATAGTTAGATTGATTGGCCTCGAG GGTGCTGGTAAGACATCTCTATTTAAGGCAATAATGGGTCAAGGAAAAATACCTGTCATTGCAAATATCGAGAGCCTATTTCCAGATTCTGATGTTCAAGAAGGAATTGCTGGTGGTGTATGTTATTCTGATTCTTTGGGAGTTAATTTGCAG GAGTTGAGCAATGAGGCCTCTCGTTTCAGGGATGAGCTATGGGCAGGAATTCGCGACCTGAGTCAAAAGACAGATCTCATTGTACTTGTGCATAACCTCTCCCACAAAATACCTCAGTATAATAGCCCAGATGGATTGGAGAAAAAACCAGCCCTTTCTCTCTTGCTGGATGAGGCCAAGGCTCTTGGGATACCCTGGGTCCTTGCGATAACGAATAAATTCTCAGTCAGTGCGCACCAGCAAAAAGCTGCCATTGAGGCTGTCCTACAGGGATATCGAGCTTCCCGAAGCTCTACTGAGGTCGTGAATTCCTGCCCTTATGTCATTCCCAGTGCGGCGACTGCTTCTCTCTCTTGGGCTCCGGGAAGCTCTGAACAGAAGAAGGGTGTTCAGAAGCTTATCTTCGCTCCTATAAACATTGTCAGGATGCCCTTCCAGAGGAAAGACACGGTCTTCCCAGTTGAGGGGGTGAACTCGCTCTGTCAGCTCGTACATAGAGTGCTTCAGAGCCATGAGGAAGCCTCTCTTGAG GAACTAGCGAGAGAGAGGCTTATGTTGGAACTGGCTCGAGACCGTGAAGGGGCAATGGATGCTAGCAGAGATTTGCAGGCTAAGTCCTCAGTATCGGCTGCAACAGTGGGGGCTTCTGTAGGGGCTGGTCTCGGCCTTGCCTTGGCTGTGGTCATGGGGGCTGCATCAGCCTTAAGGAAGCCCTAA